TTCCGGTGGGGAGCTACGCGAGGGGGGCGGTGAGCCGCTACTTCGAGGAGAGAGGAAAACCGACAGGGGAGGAGCCGCTCATCCTCAACGCCCGCGGCGGGAGGCTCACCCGGCGCAGCATCGGCAGGATCGTGGACACCCACATGCTCCTCATTGCCTCCATGCGCAAGGCATCCCCTCACACCCTGCGCCACTCCTTCGCCACCCATCTCCTGGAAGGGGGCGCGGACCTGCGCGCGATACAGGAGCTTCTCGGCCACAGCTCCCTCTCCACCACCCAGAAGTACACCCACGTAAGCATCGACAAGCTTATGGAGGTGTACGACAAGGCGCACCCCAAGGCCAAAAGCTGATCCGCAGATTAGGCACTTTCGCAGAGTCGCGCCAGGCTAAAACTTGTCCGCAGATTACGCACATTCGCACAGTGACGCGGTCGTGGTGCTGCAGCCTCCTGCCCAAGGTAAAAGCCTTATCCGCAGATTACGCAGATTCCGCAGATTAACGCGGTGATGATGCTGCATCGCACTCCGATAAAAAGAGGGTCTTTCGCAAAACTGCAATTAGGAATGCATCTCCACAAGCACTGCACGAGGGCCTCGCGTCCCCCCTTTGCGGTTTGCGAAGGGGGGACAGGGCGGATTTGCCTCTCGTCACCCCTTACAACCACCCCACAAACGTCGATAATTCCACGAAAAAAGACCCCGACCGAGTGGCCGGGGTCTTTTTCATTACACCTTCTGCAGCGCGGAACTAAGCTGGAGGCGCCGCCACTGCACCCACCTGCGCGGCCTGCAGAGTCGGCACCGCGGGCTCCTCGCACAGATCTATTTTCATGTCCCAGTTCCTGATCCTCATGGTGCCGTTTTGCTGCAAGTTCAGGTGCATCTTGAAGGCGCGATCCCAAAGCTGCGGCTGGTGCCCTGCCTTGTTGGCAATGCACTCCTTCGTGGCTATCTCCAGGTACTCCTCGAGGAGCGGCCGGTACGCCGGATGCGCGCACTTCTCGATGATGAGCTTCGCCCGCTCCTTCGGCGCGAGACCGCGGCAGTCGGCTAGCCCCTGCTCGGTTACCAGCACGTCCAGGTCGTGCTCGGTGTGGTCGATGTGGGAACAGTGCGGCACCACGCAGGAAATCCCCAGCGGGTCGGTCTTGCTCGGCCTCGTGGACGGGGTGTGCATGATGGAGAGATAGGCGTTGCGCAGGAAGTCGCCGGAGCCGCCGAGCCCGTTGATCATCCTCGTCCCGCCGACAAGCGTGGAGTTCGCGTGGGCGTAGATGTCGATCTCAACCGGGGTGTTCATGGCGATGCACCCGAGACGCCGTATAGCCTCCGGAGAGTTGGAAATGGCGAGCTGGCGCAGGGTGATCTTGTCGGCGTAACGGTCCCAGTTTTCGAAGAAGCGCGGGAAGCCGAGGGTCTCCGACAGCGACAGCGAGCAGGAGGACGCGAAGTCGAGGCGCCCGGAGTCAAAAAGGTCCAGCATGGTGTCCTGCAGCACCTCTGTGTACACCGTGAGGTTGTAAAAGGGCCCCTTCGCCAGCCCCCCGACGACCGCGTTGGCAATCGAGCCGACGCCGGACTGGAGGGGGAGCAGGTTCTTCGGGAGGCGCCCCGCCTTCACCTCATGGGCGAAGAACTCGAGAATGTGGTTCGCAATTGCCTCGGCGTTCTCGTCGGACTCCGTGAAGGAGCGCCCCTTGTCCCGGTACTTCGATTCGACGATGGCGATGATCTTGTCCGGGTCGCACGGGACGTAGGAGGTGCCGATGCGGTCATTGACCTTGCGGATCAGGAAGGGCTGGCGGTGCGGCGGATTCTGGCACATGACGATGTCATGCATCCCTTCGAACGAAGGCTCGCCTGTGTTCACCTCGAGGATGATCTTGTCCGCGACCGCCATCAGTTCCGGCACGACGCCGCAGGAGGAGGTGAGAATGAGGCCGCAGTCCTCGGTGATTGCCGAGACCTCGATAACGGCGATGTCGATCTTGCCGCTCTCGGTGTCCTTCGTGTAGAAGCCGTACGCGAGGTCCTGGGCAAACATGGAGAGGTGCTTGTCGCCCATGCGGATGCGCCCCTCGTTGATCCCGGCGGCGATGTTCTTCCCCGTCTGGTACGGCCAGCGGCGGTCGATCATGTCGAGCGAGGCCCAGCGGTTCTCGGTCTCCGCCCCGACGGAGGCCCCGATGAAGAGGTTGAAACGCAGTTTCCCCTGCAGCCCGTGCTTTTCCACATGGTCTGCCAAGGCGATCGGCACCGCCTTCGGGTACCCCGCGGGGGTGAACCCCGACCAGCCGAGGTTCATGCCGTCCTTGAAATACGGGATTGTCTCCTCAGCCGTCACAATCTTCCCGTGCAGCGAGCTTCTTCTGATCCTCTTCAGTAGTTCAGACATCTGGAAACCTCCATTTCTCGTGTTCTCACAGATCCCACCCAAGCTTGCGTCATGCTCGCCGCGGCCAGAAGCGGCCCCCGGGCAGCTTCCACGCAGGAGTGTATACCGTATACAATTTAAAGGGGCACAGTCAAGAGCATTTTTTCGCGCTCCGCAATTTGTCGAAGCCCAAAAATCCTCTTGCAGCAATAAGTTAAAAGGGAGCAGAGCGCGAAAGTGCGGCAGAGAAGGGTTCGCCCTCAGGCGGCACAGGCATCGCGGCCGCGCATTATTGCCCATTTTTAACAAAATGGCTATAAGTTCTTGAAAGGAGATGGTATACAGGGGGAGATGCGGAGAAGGAGCATCCTGGTGGCAAGGGATTCGTGTGCAGAGATGGGGCCGGGAGTCTCTACTCCACCTTCTCCCTCCAGAGCCTGATACTGAGGTTGCGGTCCAGAAGCTGCCACAGCTGATCCGGATCGGTAGGCTGCCCGTTCTGGGCTCCGGGCGGGGCCGGCTTCTTTCTGCCTTGCGCCTCGCGCCGTTCCGTCAGTGAGAGGATGACACCTTTTTTCATCGTGCTTCTCCTGGGGCACATGGCCTGTTCAATGGTATGCCTGCTGACCTTGCAGCTCCTCCGGAAGAGGAGCAGCAGGAAATATGATTGCTAAGGGAGATATCGAATGTTTCGAGCGCTGCGTTTCATCTTGCTGCTGGCGTTTGCCGCAGCCATCTTCGGGTGCGCCGGGCAGGCCAAAACCACCCCCCTCACCAACTTCCCCAACCGCGCCGACCGTTTCGACATCCGGTTCGCCTGGGAGACACACGCGACAGCCGGCTCCCTGACAGTGGAAGGGGTGGCAAAGAACGTGCGTTACGCCTACGTGGAGGACCTGTCGCTCCAGATCTCGCTTCTGGACCGCAATCAACGCGTACTGGCGCAGGAAACGTACTTTTTCATCCCCTCGCAGATCCAGCTCGACGACTCCGCGCCCTTCACTGTCGCCCTCAAAGCCGCGGCGCCTCCGGGAGCGCAGCTGGAGTTCCTCTACCGGTACCGCTTCACGGAAGGAATGGACCACTCCCGGTGGGAGGGACTTTTCACCTCCGACCTGGCAACCGGTGCTGTGCGCTGGCCGGAGTGACAGGACCTTTATCGGCAAAAAAGGGTAAGGCTTTAATAAGTCCTCGCGGATAAAAACGCTCATCCGACAATTCCGGGGAAGTCGTAATATGTTCCAATGAAGGGCCTCACGAGGCCTCGCGTCCCCCCTTTGCGAAGGGGGGAACGTTAGGCTTCTGCAGTGCTTCGTGGCAATGTACCGACGCTCCCCCGGAATTCCCGGATGAACCATGAAAAAAGGGCGCAAAGGATAAAAAAACCTTTGCGCCCTTCTCGTTCGTTTTTCTTTCGGCTTCAGTTTGGAAGGAGGAGTCGCCGCTCGTTACTCTTTACAGATCTGCGCCACCAGGTAGTTCTGGGGCCCCATCTGCGCGATCTCGTCGAGCTGTGCTTCCAGCTCATCGATGTGCTCCTCTTCTTCCGCCAGGATCGCCACAAGGATCTCGCGTGTGCCGTTGTCTCCGATCTCCACCGCCAGCCGGACGCTGTCGTTGTAGCCGCGGATCGCCCCCTCTTCCAGGAGCCGGTCGTTTTCGTGCATCTTCGGGACCTCGGAGCCGATGTTGATCGTCAGCGGCGGGTTGACGGTTGGGCGCCCCTCGAGGAAGATGATGCGCGCAATCAGCTTCTCCGCATGCCTCATCTCCGCCATTGCCCTGTCCTCGATCTGCTTGTGTATCCGTTTGTACCCCCAGTTCTCGGCCATTTCAGCATGGACCATGTACTGGTTGATGGCGGTGAGCTCCTCGGCAAGAAGCCTGTTGAGGTGCTCTATCATCTTTTCGTTCCCTTTCATCGGTAACCTCCTCTTTCCGTTTGTTGGGCCTGCGGCCTCGGATTCGTAAAAAGGGTGCTGCCACTGCCAAGGATAAAATGAACCTCCATATGATACCCGGTGGTGAAGACTTTGCAATTTCAGAACGGCGGCTGGTGCGCCTCTACGAGCACACCTCCTTTTTTTCCACGCTCTTCATTTTCTTCAGCCGGATTATCCCCGCCTTGCATGCCTCGAAGGCATCCTCACTGTTTGGCGAGCTCGCCGCCACCAGAGATATGATTTCCCCGAGGGGCACCCGGCCGGAGCGCCGCACCAGCAATACGTCCCGCAGGACATACGACCCCTTCAGATCCTCCGCTATCTGCTGCAGCTCTTCCTCGGCCTCCTCCGTCATCCGGAACTCGACATGGCACGTAGTCCCTCCCGCCGTCTCCTGCGGCTTGACGACGGAGTAATGGAAGACCACCGAGCCCGCGCCGCTCGTGCCGAGTTCCCTGTAGATCGTTTCTGGCGAAATCTCTTCCTCAGTAATGCGTACCACGCAACCCTCCGTTCATCCCGCACGGGGGATTTTCATTAGGTTTAGCGACCTTTTCTTGCAGCCTCTTAAGCCATTCTAGCAGGTTGCGCCGTTGTGGGAACGCCGAAGGCCGTGCATGTCTCTCTGTTGAGGGCGTGCCCCCCAATTTCGACGCACGACGCTCTTTTGGATTTCTAGAGAAAGCGCGCGGCGGTTGCCGTCAATGCCGCCCAGACGAGGACGCCGGCGGTCGCGGCGGCACAGGCGATGGAGAGGATGCGATGCAGGAGGTTCTCCTCGCCATGTTCCTGGTAGCCGAGGAGTTTTCCGAGGACGATACCGGAGAGGATTCCCCCACCGTGACCCCAGTTGTTGATTCCGGGAAAGACGAACCCAAAGAGGGCGAGGCTGATGACCCAGCCGCTGACCTCCCGGTAGACGGCGGCGCCGTAGCACCCTCCGCGGCTCTTCCCGAAGTAGAGGAGCGCGCCGATGAGGCCGCAGATCGCGGCGGACGCACCGATGGTGAAGGGGACGTCGGCGACGACGGACAGCAGAAAGCCGCCGATCCCGCTGAGGGTGTAGATGATGAACATGCGGTTCGGCCCGTACTCCCGCGACACCCAGGGGGCGATCTGTCGCAGCGCCATCATATTGAAGAAGATGTGCAGGAGTCCGCCGTGCAGGTAATTGGCGGCGAGAAGGGTCCACACCCGGCCGAGGTCGACGACCGGAACGGTGCCGGTCGCGCCGAGGAGGAGAAGACTCATGCGGCTCGGGGAAAGGATGTTCAAGGGACCCGCGGAAAAGGCGTGTCGGCCGTTGAGGGCGAGCGAGAGGAGGAAGAAGACGATGTTTGCCCCGAGGATCGTTTGCACCAGCCATCCCCCCTGACGGGAGACGGCCCACTGCAATCGCCCCGGACGCGGCGTGTTGCACCACGAGCAGCGCGCCTGGCTACTGCCCATCAATTGTCCGCACTGCGGGCAGAGGACGGAGCGGTCCTTCATTGGTGCCTCCTGACTGGTCTGCCGGTCACTATAGCATCCGGGAGGGGTAAATCAAACATGGTGCCGTTTCAATGGCAACAAAGACGATCTTTGACAGGAAAAGAGTTCAGGGAGATGCCTCTGTCATGGAAGGAGCGGCCTCTTGCAGAAGCCATAGGGAGATGAAAATGGAAATGGGGAGCAATGTTTCTACTCCCCATCTGGTGTTTCTACCCAAAGCTTATGTCTAAATAGCCGGAGAACCGGAAAGGTTTACTTCCGCGGGAAATCCATCAACGCCATCCGCCTCTATCAAATTTAGTGTGACTGTGATAGAAGCTACTGCAATCTGCTCTTCAGCAGATCCTTCCCTTTTGATATCAGGTTGTTGTTCATCTGCTGTACTTCGTCGAAGAAGCTTTTTGCTTCGTTATCCCCTTCGCTCTCTGCATCCTGCAGATATTGGCTGCAGGTTTCCACTGCTTGCGAAGAGTTATAAATGACACTTATAATGTCATAGTCTTTATTCTTGAGTACCGATTGTGCCATCTCTTCCTCCTTCTACCGTCTATCCCGTTTTGTTTCATTACCCCCTTCCCGCGGCAGTATCCGAGCTCACCGCTACTTTCATCTAAAAGGATAACACACCCGATACAAAGTCAACAGCATGCTCGGGCGGCGGCTTTTTTCAGAAAACGGTTGAGGAATACACAGAAAAGCGGGTGCGGAAGGGGGTGCAACTATGGGAGGGAAGATGGCAGGGCGCCCCCGGTGGAGGCGCCCCGTGTCGTGGCAGGTCAGGCGGCAGCTACGATGGCGGCAGCTTTCACCTGGCGGGCAAGCTCCGCCGCGCGCTCCCTGATGAGTTGCAGCTGCTCCTCGGAGGCGGCTCCCTTGAACTCGACCGGCTCCAGGAACTGCCACTTCATCTTCTGGTGCTCCATGATCTCGTCGAGCTCGCGCTGGGCGCCGCCGGACCAGCCGAAGCTTCCGACCCTGAGCGCCACCTTTCCGGTCACCATCTTCCGACCCAGCTCATCGATGACTGCCGCCATCGGCGGGAACATCTTGAACTCGTAGGTCGGCATGGCGAGGATGACGCCGGTGGAGCGCCAGGCGGAGGCGAGGATGTCGCTGATATGCGTCTGCGGCACCTGATGGACGATCGCCTTCACCCCCTCGGAGGCGAGCCCCTCCAGAAGAGGCGCGATCGCTTTTTCGGTGTTGCCGTACATGCTCCCCCACAATACCGTCACGACCGGCTCTGCAGGTCCCGCCCCGAAGGAGGCGAAGCGCTGGTAGAGGGAGACCACCCTCTGCGGGTCGCGGCGCCACACGAGCCCGTGCCCCGGAGCGATGATCTTTACGTCCAGGTTCTTCAGCTTGTCGATGGCGCGAACCACCGAGGGGTGAAAGCGGGCCACGATGTTTGCGAAGTAACGAAGCGCCTCCTCCTCGTAGAACTGCAGCTGCTCCTCGGTCATCTCGTCGTCGCACCCGGCGGTCCCGACGGAGCCGTAGCTGCCGAAGGCGTCGCACGGCAGGAGGGTGCCGGTGGATGCCTCGTACGTCACCATGGTGTCCGGCCAGTGCACGTTCGGGGTCTCCTCGAAGACGAGCTTCTTCCCGTTACCGAGATCGATGCTGTCACCGGAGCGCACGGTCCTGTACTTCACGTCGAGCCCGTAGAAGGCCTGCGCCAGTTCCAGCCCCTTCTGGGTGATGACCACCTCGAAGTCGTTGGTGATCTTCTGGAAAGACTTGATCCACCCGGTGTGGTCCGGCTCGGTGTGGTTTATGATCACGTAGCGGATGTCCTTCACGTCGACGCCGATCTCCGCCATCTGCGCGTAGAGAGTTTCGGGGACGCCGTCCCAGTCGCAAACGCCGTCTACGATCGCCACGTCACGCCCCTTGATGACATAGGAGTTCATGGCGCAGCCGTGCGGCAGCGGCCACATCCCCTCGAAAAGGACGTCCGATTCTATATTGGCGGAGAGCCGGTAGATATTGTCGGTTACCAATGATGCCTGCATGCTGTCTTCCTCCTCTTGACCGGGCTCCCCGGCCGTTATCGTATTTTATGTGCTGCCGTGACGACTTCAGGTCTTTTAGGATCGATTTAGTCCTGTATTGGAAAGGAGCATAAACCCGGCCGCGGCTTTTGTCTATCACAAAATGACCTCCATTGTGTAAACAATTCCGCACCTGACGCGGGCTCGCGCACTTCCTGCCTCTCCGGCCGAAGTGCTATACTACCTGAGTCAGTTCTCATTTTATTGGGGAACTGCACATAGTTAGCATACTCAGCGGTCCCGTCTCCTGCCGCTTCACCTTTTGGTAGCCCCCCTCCGATGAAGCGGTACGAGAGGACGCGCCGGAAGGAGACGACACATGAACAACCTTCATCTCGGGACCCTGCTCCTCGGAGCACTCCTTTTCGCTGTACCTGCCGCTGCGCCGCTATCGGCCGCAGAGGAGGCAGAGCATCCCGTTTTCATCAACGCAGACGAAATGAAGTGGGACAGCGCCCCGCCGGGTCTTCCTGCGGGTGCGAAGGCGACGGTCGTCTATGGCGACCCGCACAAGCCGGGGCCGTTCGTGGTCCGGCTCATGACTCCCGCTGGATACAAGATCATGCCTCACTGGCACACCAGGGCGGAAAACCTCACGGTCATCTCCGGCGCGCTCTACCTCGGCGGCGGCGACAGTTTCGACTACTCGAAGGCCCATGCCCTGAAGCCGGGTGGATACCACTACCTGCCGGCCAGGATGCACCACTTCGCTTTCACAGACATGCCGACGGTGGTCCAGATACACGGCGAGGGGCCGTTCGACATCAACTACGTGCGCCAGAGTGACGACCCGCGCGGGCAGGTACGGTAGCTTTCTGCGGCGGCGGCATGCGAGGCCGCCGCTTCTCTGTTATGCTGGCTCCATCAAAATGCAGGAGGAACGACTGTGAAAAGAACGATCGAGACAAAGATCATCCCTTCCCTTTTCCTGCTTCTGGTTCTCCTTGCGATTTCCCAGGTCCCGGGGTGCGGCGGAGGGGGGGACGGAGGTGGGGGAGGAAGCGCGACAACAGGGACGCTGCAGGTCTCCATCACGGACGCGCCCCCGACGGCGCCGGTCTTCGCGAGCGTGCACCTCACGGTGGACAAGGTCGTGGTCGTCCCGGTGGGACGCGAAGGGGCGCCCGACAACGATGCATCCCTCCCGGTCATTGCGACCTTCCCGTCGGGAGTGGGGGTGGACATCCTCAACCTGCACTTCCTGCCGCAACTCCTCGGCAGCGCCACGATCCCTGCGGGGAGCTACAGCCAGGTCAGGCTGATCCTGGCGGCGAACCCTCCCACGGCGCTCACCAACTACGTCACCTTCGCCAACGCCCCGAGCCAAAGGGTCGCACTGACGACGCCGAGCGCGCAGCAGTCGGGGGTGAAGATCATCGGGAATTTCACAGTCACCGCAGGAGTGCTCAACACAATACTTCTCGACTTCAATCCCACTACCGCCATCGTGGTGGCGGGAAACTCCGGGAACGTCAACCTGAAGCCGACCGGGATCAGGATCATCCAGGTCTTCGACTCCCTCGCGAATGCGGGCTCCGTTTCCGGCACGATCCGCTCTCCGGCCTTCGGCGCCTGGTCGAGCGCAACGGTCTCCGTCGTACCGCGCAATCCTGCCGGGAGCGCAGTCACCTCCGGGATTATCTTCAGCAACTTCAGCTCCCCGAGTGTGTGGAAGGCGCCGTTCACAGCGATCTTGCCGCCGACCGGCGGAGGCACCATGCCGTCGGCAAACTACAGGGTGCTGGTGCAGGCGTATCGGGCGACGAACTCGCAGGGTCCGGTCTTTGGCCTGTACTCCTCCCCCCTCTTCACGGTCAGCACGGGAGTCGATACCGCCGTCCCGCCGGCAGGGGTGGTGCAACTGGCACCGTAGCATTACCCTGGTAGAGGTGCTCCGCACACTGACAGCCCACAGCAATGACAGACCCCGCCGAATCCGGCGGGGTCTGTTTTTGTGGCACCTTTGAGGAACGAAGTACCTAAAAAGTTCCTTATTGACGAAAGTCCCCATACGAGTCACGGTAGCGCTCCGGTTGCGACGGAAGACTTTACCTGAATGCACCAGTACAAACAGGAGGAATTGATATGAAAGTTGTGGCCTTCAATGGCAGTCCGAACAAAGAGGGGAATACCTGGAACGCACTGAAGCTGGTGACGGCCGAGCTGGAAAGGGAGGGGATCGAGACCGAAATCGTCCATGTGGGGAACGCGGCGATCAGGGGGTGTGCCGCCTGCTACGCCTGCCTGAAGAACAGGAATGAAGAGTGCGTCCTTCCCGGCGATGACGTGAACGAGTGGATACAGAAAATGAAGGCGGCGGACGGCATCCTTCTCGGGACGCCGGTGCACTATGCCGCGATGGCGGGGGCGATGAAATCGTTCCTCGACCGCGCCTTCTTCGTCGCCGGCGTCAATGATGGTCTGCTGCGCCACAAGGTCGGCGCATCGGTGGTGGCGGTGCGCCGCTCCGGCGGGCTCCCCGCATTCGACCAGTTGAACAACTTTCTGATGTACGCGGAGATGCTCATTCCCACCTCCAACTACTGGAACGTCATCCACGGCAGGACGCCCGGTGAGGTGCACCAGGATCCCGAGGGGGTGCAGATCATGCGGGTACTCGGGAAAAACATGGCTTTCCTCATGAAACTCGTGGAAAACGGGAAAGGTGCGGTGACACCGCCGGAGAGAGAGCAGAAGACCTTCTTCAGCTTTATCCACTGAAATTGAAACCGATCATGATACCAATACTGCCGAGTAGGCTGTAAGGTCCCCTCCCCCCTTGCGGGGGAGGGTCAGGGTGGGGGGGAAGGCGCCACCACTCCAGCTGATCGCAGCTTCACCCACCCCCTGACCCCCTCCCGTCGAGGGAGGGGGAACTATAAGGGTGAGCGGCTCGACAAACCGCCCGCTCCTTCACCGCGCGCGCCAGGTGGGCCGCGCGTTCCTTCAATAGATCCAGCGTCTCCACTCCCGCGTCCCCCCTGAATTCGACCGGCTCCAAAAACTGCCACTTCATCTTCTGGCGCTCGACGATCTCCTCCAGTTCACGCTGCGCCCCTCCGGACCACCCGAAGCTCCCCACACGGAAGGCGAGCTTGTTGATCACCTGCTTGCGCCCGAGATCCTCAAGGACCGCAGCCATCGGCGGGAACATCTTGAACTCGTAGGTCGGCATGGCGAGAATGATCCCCGTCGAGCGCCAGGCGGAGGCGAGGATGTGGCTTACATGCGTCTGCGGGACACGATGGACGACCGCCTCCACCCCCTCGGAAGTCACCCCCCGAACAATCGGATCGATTGCCTTTTCCGTGTTGCCGTACATGCTTCCCCAGATTACCGTCACCACCGGCTCGGCCGGGCCGTCGACAAAGGAGGTGAAGCGCCGGTACAGCTCCATGATGCGTTGCGGGTTCCCGCGCCATATCGGGCCATGCGCCGGCGCGATGATTGCGGGATCGAGTTCCTTTACCGTCTCGATGGCACGGGCTACTGACGGTGAAAAGTGGGCGAGGACATTGGAGTAGTAGCGCAGCGCCTCGTCCTCATAGCCGCCAAGCTGCTCCCCGCTCATCTGGTCGTCGCACATGGCCATGCCGAGCGCGCCGAAGCTCCCGAAGAGGTCGCAGGAGAGGACCGCGCCGGTGAATTCCTCGTACGTCACCATCGTCTCGGGCCAATGCACGTTCGGCGTCTCGACAAAGCGCAGTATCTTCCCCTTCCCCAGGTCGATGGTGTCACCGGTATGCACGACGCGGTAGTTGGCATCTGCTCCGTAAAAGCTTCTCGCTATCTCCACTCCCTTCTCGGTGGCGACGATCTCGACCCGCTCCGTCATCTCCAGCAGCGACTTCAGCCACCCGGTGTGATCCGGTTCTGCGTGGTTGATGACGACGTAGCGGATGTCGCCGACATCGCTTCCCATACCTTGCAGCTGCCGGTACAGAGCGGCAGGGGCTGCCGGGTCCATTCCCCAGACCCCGTCGACCATGGCTACATCGTACCCCTTCACCACGTACGAGTTCATGGAGCACCCCTGCGGCAGCGGCCACATCCCTTCAAAAAGGGTGTCGTTGAAGAGGTTTACCGAGAGCCGATACAGTCCGTGCGAAATGTGCGCTGCCGCCATGGTCGCTGCCTCCTTGGCCCGGTCACGCGGTGAGTCGGGCGTACAAGCAGATTTTGTACCGTACAGTGTAGCGCACAAAAAGAATTTCGAGAGACGGCGACCGTTTAGGAAAGAGGGGCGCCTTCATATCTCAGGCGGACGCGTCTCAGCCAGAGATAGGCAAGGGGGGGGACGGCGAGGAGGAAAAGATAGAGGAGGAGGTGAAAGGTCCCCTGCACCCCGGCCTTGTCCGCAACCTTCCCCACCACCGGACCGATGCAGGCAAAGGAGATGCGGAAAGAGAGGGTCTGGAGAGAGAGTACGGAGGCGCGCTGTCCGGACGGAGTTTCCCCCTGTGTGTGTGACAGCATCATCGGGCCGCGCAGCCCGCGCATGCAGGTGAGGAGGTAGTAGAAGAGAAACCCCCAGAGCCCGCCTATGATCCCGAGCCCGAAGTACCCGGTTGCGATGAGCGCGAAAAAGAGGATCATCATCCCCCGGTCCCCCAGCCGGTCGTGGAGGCGATGGCTTGCCATGGCAGAGAGCGCCACCATGAGGTTCGCCCCCGCCCACACCGGGCCGAACCAGGTCAGCGGCACCCCCGCATGGCGCATGTACGGCTGGATGAGCCACACCGGGAAGAACGAGGAGAGCCCGAGGATGGTATTCAGAAGGATGGTGTAGCGCAGGAGCTTGTTCTCGAGGAAGGCGTAGCGGGCGATCCCCCAGGCCTCTTTCAGGTGGGAGCGGGTCGGCTTCCGGTGCCGGGGGGGCTCCGAGATGGAGGTCGTCACCAGGAAGGCGAGGAGCCAGACGCCGACCTGGAGGAAAAAGGGGAGCAGCGGCGCCGCGGCATAGATGAGACCGGCACAGAGGGCACCGCACGCCTCGCCGGTCTGGGAGAAGCCGGTCATGCGCCCTTCGCACCGGGCGTACCGGTCGAGCTGCC
The DNA window shown above is from Geomonas sp. RF6 and carries:
- a CDS encoding flavodoxin family protein, producing MKVVAFNGSPNKEGNTWNALKLVTAELEREGIETEIVHVGNAAIRGCAACYACLKNRNEECVLPGDDVNEWIQKMKAADGILLGTPVHYAAMAGAMKSFLDRAFFVAGVNDGLLRHKVGASVVAVRRSGGLPAFDQLNNFLMYAEMLIPTSNYWNVIHGRTPGEVHQDPEGVQIMRVLGKNMAFLMKLVENGKGAVTPPEREQKTFFSFIH
- the bfr gene encoding bacterioferritin, producing the protein MKGNEKMIEHLNRLLAEELTAINQYMVHAEMAENWGYKRIHKQIEDRAMAEMRHAEKLIARIIFLEGRPTVNPPLTINIGSEVPKMHENDRLLEEGAIRGYNDSVRLAVEIGDNGTREILVAILAEEEEHIDELEAQLDEIAQMGPQNYLVAQICKE
- a CDS encoding acetyl-CoA hydrolase/transferase C-terminal domain-containing protein, whose product is MSELLKRIRRSSLHGKIVTAEETIPYFKDGMNLGWSGFTPAGYPKAVPIALADHVEKHGLQGKLRFNLFIGASVGAETENRWASLDMIDRRWPYQTGKNIAAGINEGRIRMGDKHLSMFAQDLAYGFYTKDTESGKIDIAVIEVSAITEDCGLILTSSCGVVPELMAVADKIILEVNTGEPSFEGMHDIVMCQNPPHRQPFLIRKVNDRIGTSYVPCDPDKIIAIVESKYRDKGRSFTESDENAEAIANHILEFFAHEVKAGRLPKNLLPLQSGVGSIANAVVGGLAKGPFYNLTVYTEVLQDTMLDLFDSGRLDFASSCSLSLSETLGFPRFFENWDRYADKITLRQLAISNSPEAIRRLGCIAMNTPVEIDIYAHANSTLVGGTRMINGLGGSGDFLRNAYLSIMHTPSTRPSKTDPLGISCVVPHCSHIDHTEHDLDVLVTEQGLADCRGLAPKERAKLIIEKCAHPAYRPLLEEYLEIATKECIANKAGHQPQLWDRAFKMHLNLQQNGTMRIRNWDMKIDLCEEPAVPTLQAAQVGAVAAPPA
- a CDS encoding DUF4382 domain-containing protein, translating into MKRTIETKIIPSLFLLLVLLAISQVPGCGGGGDGGGGGSATTGTLQVSITDAPPTAPVFASVHLTVDKVVVVPVGREGAPDNDASLPVIATFPSGVGVDILNLHFLPQLLGSATIPAGSYSQVRLILAANPPTALTNYVTFANAPSQRVALTTPSAQQSGVKIIGNFTVTAGVLNTILLDFNPTTAIVVAGNSGNVNLKPTGIRIIQVFDSLANAGSVSGTIRSPAFGAWSSATVSVVPRNPAGSAVTSGIIFSNFSSPSVWKAPFTAILPPTGGGTMPSANYRVLVQAYRATNSQGPVFGLYSSPLFTVSTGVDTAVPPAGVVQLAP
- a CDS encoding cupin domain-containing protein — encoded protein: MNNLHLGTLLLGALLFAVPAAAPLSAAEEAEHPVFINADEMKWDSAPPGLPAGAKATVVYGDPHKPGPFVVRLMTPAGYKIMPHWHTRAENLTVISGALYLGGGDSFDYSKAHALKPGGYHYLPARMHHFAFTDMPTVVQIHGEGPFDINYVRQSDDPRGQVR
- a CDS encoding molybdenum cofactor biosynthesis protein MoaE; protein product: MVRITEEEISPETIYRELGTSGAGSVVFHYSVVKPQETAGGTTCHVEFRMTEEAEEELQQIAEDLKGSYVLRDVLLVRRSGRVPLGEIISLVAASSPNSEDAFEACKAGIIRLKKMKSVEKKEVCS
- a CDS encoding rhomboid family intramembrane serine protease, which translates into the protein MKDRSVLCPQCGQLMGSSQARCSWCNTPRPGRLQWAVSRQGGWLVQTILGANIVFFLLSLALNGRHAFSAGPLNILSPSRMSLLLLGATGTVPVVDLGRVWTLLAANYLHGGLLHIFFNMMALRQIAPWVSREYGPNRMFIIYTLSGIGGFLLSVVADVPFTIGASAAICGLIGALLYFGKSRGGCYGAAVYREVSGWVISLALFGFVFPGINNWGHGGGILSGIVLGKLLGYQEHGEENLLHRILSIACAAATAGVLVWAALTATAARFL
- a CDS encoding FprA family A-type flavoprotein, with protein sequence MQASLVTDNIYRLSANIESDVLFEGMWPLPHGCAMNSYVIKGRDVAIVDGVCDWDGVPETLYAQMAEIGVDVKDIRYVIINHTEPDHTGWIKSFQKITNDFEVVITQKGLELAQAFYGLDVKYRTVRSGDSIDLGNGKKLVFEETPNVHWPDTMVTYEASTGTLLPCDAFGSYGSVGTAGCDDEMTEEQLQFYEEEALRYFANIVARFHPSVVRAIDKLKNLDVKIIAPGHGLVWRRDPQRVVSLYQRFASFGAGPAEPVVTVLWGSMYGNTEKAIAPLLEGLASEGVKAIVHQVPQTHISDILASAWRSTGVILAMPTYEFKMFPPMAAVIDELGRKMVTGKVALRVGSFGWSGGAQRELDEIMEHQKMKWQFLEPVEFKGAASEEQLQLIRERAAELARQVKAAAIVAAA